One part of the Paenibacillus silvisoli genome encodes these proteins:
- a CDS encoding YdeI/OmpD-associated family protein, producing MNAELVNKLRLSLDMRAAVMEEPEPSYLEELGLEDQPKFDEMDAGTYDFVMLFAKDIASLNEHASKALKAVKRDGLLWICYPKGTSKIRTDINRDRGWKVVKEEGWEGVSLVSVDDTWSAMRFRPVGAAQTSARASRAAEIGRPTAPLSKEIVVPDDVTAALAAKPEAAEYFASLAPSHRKEYIRWINEAKQEVTRAKRIQEMADKLLLKLKRPSDKPNA from the coding sequence ATGAACGCAGAACTCGTAAACAAGCTGCGCCTGTCGCTCGACATGCGCGCGGCCGTTATGGAAGAGCCTGAGCCGTCGTACTTGGAGGAGCTCGGCTTGGAGGACCAGCCGAAATTCGATGAGATGGACGCGGGCACGTATGATTTCGTCATGCTGTTCGCGAAGGATATCGCAAGCTTGAACGAACATGCTTCGAAAGCGCTCAAGGCCGTCAAACGCGATGGCTTGCTTTGGATTTGCTACCCGAAAGGCACGTCCAAAATCCGCACGGACATCAACCGCGACCGCGGCTGGAAAGTCGTGAAGGAAGAAGGCTGGGAGGGCGTATCGCTCGTTTCCGTCGACGATACGTGGTCCGCGATGCGTTTCCGCCCCGTAGGAGCGGCTCAGACGAGCGCCCGCGCCAGCCGCGCGGCTGAGATCGGCCGGCCGACGGCGCCGCTGAGCAAGGAAATCGTCGTCCCTGACGATGTAACCGCCGCGCTCGCCGCTAAGCCGGAAGCTGCGGAATACTTTGCTTCGTTGGCACCGTCGCACCGCAAAGAATATATCCGCTGGATCAACGAGGCGAAGCAGGAAGTGACGCGCGCGAAGCGGATTCAAGAAATGGCCGACAAGCTGCTGCTGAAGCTGAAGCGGCCGTCGGATAAACCGAACGCATAA
- a CDS encoding replication-associated recombination protein A, producing the protein MDLFTYQNEEQAPRAKLLADRMRPQTIEEYIGQSDIVGPGKLLRRAIEADQIASILLYGPPGCGKTTLAHIISKRTQGDFVKLNAVDASVKDVREVIEQARMTKNMYGRKTILFLDEVHRFNSSRQDALLPAVEQGVIIFIGATTENPFHYVNGALLSRSTLFQLHALTREDALTAMRRALSDRDRGLGFMDLRVEEEALQHIASMAGGDIRRALNALELAAVTTPSQPDGSVHVTLAVAEESIRKPTIRADESTQYDVLSAFHKSVRGSSDAALFWFLYAVEKLGMDPMTFIRRLIVACSEDIGLANPQAMVQAVTAMDAYHKIGWPEAKYNITQAILFAVESPKSNAAAIAIGNVMQTIEHIGSAEVPHHLRDTHYSGAERLGHVGYKYPHDYPGHYVKQAYLPERIAKKTFYQATNQGMEDKIRQNQERRK; encoded by the coding sequence ATGGATTTATTTACATACCAGAATGAGGAGCAGGCGCCGAGAGCGAAGCTGCTGGCCGATCGCATGCGGCCTCAAACCATTGAAGAATATATCGGCCAGTCCGACATCGTCGGTCCTGGCAAGCTGCTTCGCAGGGCGATTGAAGCGGATCAGATTGCGTCGATCCTGCTGTATGGGCCTCCGGGCTGCGGGAAGACGACGCTCGCGCACATCATTTCGAAGCGCACGCAAGGCGATTTCGTGAAGCTGAACGCCGTGGATGCGTCGGTGAAGGACGTCAGGGAAGTGATCGAGCAAGCGCGGATGACGAAAAACATGTACGGCCGCAAAACGATCCTTTTTCTCGACGAGGTCCATCGTTTCAACTCGTCGCGCCAGGATGCGTTGCTGCCAGCAGTAGAGCAGGGCGTTATTATCTTCATCGGAGCAACGACGGAAAATCCGTTCCACTATGTGAACGGGGCGCTTCTGTCCCGCTCGACGCTGTTCCAGCTGCACGCTCTGACGCGCGAGGATGCACTGACGGCGATGCGGCGCGCGCTCAGCGATCGTGATCGCGGCCTTGGCTTTATGGACCTGCGCGTCGAAGAGGAGGCGCTGCAGCATATCGCCTCGATGGCGGGCGGGGATATCCGCCGCGCCTTGAATGCGCTCGAGCTGGCCGCCGTCACGACGCCGTCGCAGCCGGACGGCTCCGTCCACGTCACGCTTGCGGTTGCCGAGGAATCGATCCGCAAGCCGACCATCCGCGCGGACGAGTCGACGCAGTACGACGTCTTGTCCGCGTTTCACAAGAGCGTTCGAGGCTCCAGCGACGCCGCCTTGTTCTGGTTTCTATACGCGGTCGAGAAGCTGGGCATGGATCCGATGACGTTTATACGCCGCCTGATCGTCGCATGCAGCGAGGATATCGGGCTGGCGAATCCGCAAGCGATGGTACAAGCCGTAACGGCGATGGATGCGTACCACAAAATCGGCTGGCCGGAAGCGAAGTACAACATTACCCAAGCGATTCTGTTCGCCGTTGAAAGCCCGAAATCGAACGCGGCGGCGATCGCGATCGGCAACGTCATGCAAACGATCGAGCATATCGGCTCGGCCGAAGTACCGCATCATTTGCGGGACACGCATTACAGCGGTGCCGAGCGGCTTGGCCATGTAGGTTATAAATATCCGCATGATTATCCGGGCCATTATGTCAAACAAGCTTATTTGCCCGAACGAATCGCCAAGAAAACGTTCTATCAGGCGACAAATCAGGGGATGGAGGACAAAATCCGACAGAACCAGGAACGCCGAAAATGA
- a CDS encoding Nramp family divalent metal transporter, whose translation MSDQSAPIVQEKGWRHTRTQNSLPEVYRSLKIPKTGSWFRKFLAFAGPGYLVAVGYMDPGNWATDLAGGSMFGYTLLSVILLSNLMAMLLQALAGKLGIVTGRDLAQACKDHYSKPVAMTLWVLCELAIAACDLAEVIGSAIALNLLFGIPLIAGVIITVLDVLLVLLLQNKGFRYIEALVIVLIATIGGCFLIEIFWSQPQVGEVMKGFVPSAEIVTNPAMLYIAIGILGATVMPHNLYLHSSIVQTRQFDQTELGKRQAIKYATWDSSIALFFALFINAAILIIAAATFHSSGNTGVAEIDEAYHLLAPMLGTTAASILFGVALLAAGQNSTLTGTLAGQIVMEGFLNIRLAPWLRRLITRMIAIIPAVIVTWLYGPSGTAQLLILSQVILSLQLSFAVIPLVKFTSDKEKMGRFANPLWLKLVAWTVAIVIAALNIYLLYQTFFG comes from the coding sequence ATGAGTGATCAATCGGCACCTATCGTGCAAGAGAAGGGCTGGCGCCATACCCGGACCCAAAATTCGCTGCCAGAAGTATATCGTTCGCTAAAAATACCGAAAACCGGTTCGTGGTTCCGTAAGTTTCTAGCTTTTGCCGGACCTGGCTATCTTGTCGCCGTCGGTTACATGGACCCGGGCAACTGGGCGACGGATTTGGCGGGCGGCTCCATGTTTGGCTACACGCTGCTGTCGGTCATTCTGCTGTCGAACCTGATGGCGATGCTGCTGCAAGCGCTGGCCGGCAAGCTTGGCATCGTAACCGGGCGGGATTTGGCTCAAGCCTGTAAGGACCACTACAGCAAGCCCGTAGCGATGACGCTGTGGGTACTCTGCGAGCTCGCCATAGCCGCTTGCGATCTCGCCGAGGTCATCGGATCGGCAATCGCGCTGAATCTGTTATTCGGCATCCCGCTCATCGCGGGCGTCATCATCACCGTGCTGGACGTCCTGCTCGTGCTACTGCTGCAAAATAAAGGCTTTCGCTATATAGAGGCGCTCGTTATCGTGCTGATCGCCACGATCGGCGGCTGCTTCCTGATTGAAATTTTCTGGTCGCAGCCGCAAGTCGGCGAAGTGATGAAAGGCTTCGTGCCAAGCGCGGAAATCGTCACGAACCCGGCGATGCTGTACATTGCGATCGGTATTCTCGGCGCTACCGTTATGCCGCACAATTTGTACCTGCATTCCTCGATCGTGCAAACGCGTCAATTCGATCAGACCGAGCTTGGCAAGCGTCAGGCGATTAAATACGCGACTTGGGATTCATCCATCGCTTTATTCTTTGCTTTGTTCATCAATGCGGCGATCCTGATTATCGCCGCGGCAACCTTCCATTCGTCAGGCAACACCGGCGTGGCTGAAATCGACGAAGCTTACCATTTGCTTGCGCCGATGCTAGGCACGACCGCGGCGAGCATCCTGTTCGGCGTCGCGCTGCTGGCCGCCGGCCAGAACTCCACGCTGACCGGAACGCTGGCAGGTCAAATCGTCATGGAGGGCTTCCTGAACATCCGGCTTGCTCCATGGCTAAGACGGCTGATCACGCGGATGATCGCCATCATCCCGGCGGTCATCGTCACTTGGCTGTACGGACCGAGCGGGACGGCCCAGTTGCTTATTTTGAGTCAGGTCATCCTGTCGCTTCAGCTTTCGTTCGCGGTTATCCCGCTCGTGAAATTTACGAGCGACAAGGAGAAGATGGGCCGGTTCGCGAATCCGCTATGGCTCAAGCTGGTTGCTTGGACGGTTGCGATCGTCATTGCCGCGCTGAACATCTACTTGCTGTACCAAACATTTTTCGGCTAA
- a CDS encoding cysteine desulfurase family protein produces the protein MDRVYYDHAASSPMNPEAAKAMLEVMTGTYGNPSSTHSFGRAVRQLLNRSRDTIAHGIGCTAGELVFTGGGTESDNAALIGAARAARKQGKSHIITSATEHHAVLQSCEALEREGFRVTIVPVDEHGIVNPADVERAIESDTALISIMYVNNETGTIQPIEEIGELARSKSVLLHVDAVQALGVLAIDVRQLPVDLMSFSSHKINGPQGVGALYIRKGTAVEPIQYGGSQERKRRAGTENVAGIVGFAKAFELSVNSLAERKPFLEQLRYTWIERMREIVGAEGIVVNGHPSNYAPHILNMSFIGVGTESMLMNLDLAGIAASGGSACTAGALEPSYVLQAMNFSQERQASAVRFSFGLGNTMEELELAAKKVATFMARVRTNA, from the coding sequence ATGGATCGAGTTTACTATGATCATGCGGCTTCTTCACCCATGAACCCTGAGGCGGCAAAGGCGATGTTGGAGGTCATGACCGGCACGTACGGCAACCCTTCCAGCACGCACAGCTTCGGACGCGCCGTCAGGCAGCTGCTGAACCGCTCGCGCGATACGATTGCGCATGGCATCGGCTGCACCGCCGGCGAGCTCGTGTTTACAGGCGGGGGAACCGAAAGCGACAACGCCGCGCTTATCGGCGCAGCGCGAGCTGCCCGCAAACAAGGCAAATCCCATATCATAACGTCGGCGACGGAGCATCACGCTGTGCTCCAGAGCTGCGAAGCGCTTGAACGCGAAGGCTTTCGCGTCACGATCGTTCCGGTGGACGAGCATGGCATCGTCAATCCGGCGGACGTGGAGCGGGCAATCGAGTCGGATACGGCGCTAATCAGTATCATGTATGTCAACAATGAGACCGGAACGATTCAACCGATTGAAGAGATCGGTGAACTCGCCCGGTCTAAAAGCGTGCTCTTGCATGTCGATGCCGTCCAGGCGCTGGGCGTTCTAGCGATTGACGTACGTCAGCTTCCCGTTGATTTGATGAGCTTCTCCTCGCACAAAATCAATGGTCCGCAAGGCGTCGGCGCGTTGTATATCCGCAAAGGAACGGCGGTCGAGCCGATTCAATACGGCGGCTCGCAGGAACGCAAACGCCGCGCGGGCACCGAAAATGTCGCAGGCATCGTCGGTTTTGCCAAAGCGTTTGAACTTTCTGTGAATTCACTCGCGGAGCGGAAACCTTTTTTGGAGCAGCTTCGTTATACTTGGATAGAGCGCATGCGCGAAATCGTTGGCGCGGAAGGCATCGTCGTGAACGGACATCCTTCGAACTACGCACCGCACATCTTGAATATGAGCTTCATCGGCGTCGGCACCGAGTCCATGTTGATGAACCTGGATTTGGCCGGCATTGCGGCTTCAGGCGGCTCCGCCTGCACGGCTGGGGCGCTCGAACCTTCTTATGTGCTTCAGGCGATGAACTTTTCGCAAGAAAGACAAGCATCTGCTGTTCGGTTTAGCTTCGGGTTGGGAAATACTATGGAGGAACTCGAACTGGCCGCGAAAAAAGTTGCAACCTTTATGGCCCGTGTTCGTACTAATGCCTAG
- the mnmA gene encoding tRNA 2-thiouridine(34) synthase MnmA produces the protein MSNSSIRVVVGMSGGVDSSVTALLLKQQGYDVIGIFMKNWDDTDEFGHCTAEEDAEDVRRVCDQIGIPYYTVNFEKAYFDKVFAYFLDEYRSGRTPNPDVMCNREIKFGDFLQKAIELGADYLATGHYARLERTEDGEAKLLRGVDGNKDQTYFLHALRQDQLAKAMFPIGHLPKPEVRRIAEEFGLHTAKKKDSTGVCFIGERNFKEFLSGYLPAQPGPKVDIVTGETKGRHDGLMYYTLGQRQGLGIGGSGNGEPWFVADKDLKENILYVVQGDQHPSLYSGSLTATGINWIAPHKPPGPITCTAKFRYRQPDQGVTLTLREDGTTGDVVFEKPQKAITPGQAVVFYDGDVCLGGGTIDVVHKG, from the coding sequence ATGAGCAATTCATCTATTCGAGTCGTTGTCGGCATGTCCGGCGGCGTGGATTCATCCGTGACCGCGCTCCTGCTCAAACAGCAGGGCTACGACGTGATCGGCATATTCATGAAAAACTGGGACGATACCGACGAGTTCGGCCATTGTACGGCCGAAGAGGACGCGGAAGACGTTCGCCGCGTTTGCGACCAAATCGGCATTCCCTATTATACGGTAAACTTCGAGAAAGCCTACTTCGATAAAGTATTCGCTTATTTTCTCGACGAATACCGCAGCGGCCGGACGCCGAATCCGGACGTCATGTGCAACCGCGAAATCAAATTCGGCGATTTCCTGCAGAAAGCGATCGAGCTTGGGGCGGATTACTTGGCAACCGGCCATTACGCCCGTCTGGAGCGGACGGAAGACGGAGAGGCGAAGCTGCTGCGCGGCGTAGACGGCAATAAGGATCAAACCTATTTCCTTCATGCGCTGAGACAAGATCAACTCGCGAAAGCCATGTTCCCGATCGGTCATTTGCCGAAGCCGGAAGTGCGCAGAATTGCCGAAGAATTCGGCCTGCATACGGCCAAGAAGAAGGACAGCACCGGCGTTTGCTTTATCGGGGAACGCAATTTCAAGGAGTTTCTGAGCGGCTATTTGCCAGCCCAGCCAGGTCCGAAGGTCGATATCGTGACAGGCGAAACGAAAGGCCGTCATGACGGCTTAATGTACTACACCCTTGGCCAACGTCAAGGACTCGGCATCGGCGGCTCCGGCAACGGCGAACCGTGGTTTGTGGCCGATAAAGATTTGAAAGAAAATATTTTGTACGTCGTGCAGGGCGATCAACATCCGAGCTTGTACTCGGGCAGCCTTACGGCGACCGGCATCAACTGGATCGCGCCTCATAAACCGCCAGGTCCGATCACGTGTACGGCCAAATTCCGCTACCGTCAGCCGGATCAAGGCGTTACGCTGACGCTACGCGAAGACGGCACGACCGGCGACGTCGTGTTCGAGAAGCCGCAAAAGGCGATTACGCCTGGCCAAGCCGTCGTCTTCTACGATGGCGATGTATGTTTAGGCGGCGGCACGATCGATGTCGTTCATAAAGGGTAA
- a CDS encoding hemolysin family protein — MSSDPLPILLNLILIAVLVFLNGFFVAAEFAMVKVRSSRIDSLVLDGNRRARFASRLTGNLDAYLSACQLGITLASLGLGWVGEPAIASIIEPLLHKLHFNPVAIHTVAFIIAFSIITVLHIVLGELAPKTFAIRKAESVTLWTAMPLIAFHKIMYPFIFLLNGTANWMLKKVGIEPAAEHESAHTEEEIRILMKESHKSGLIDNTELTLVDNIFDFAETHAREIMIPRTEMTCLYADLTFDENQAIALKEMHTRYPVCDGDKDNIIGFVHIKDLLKVTHQGLNDIRAITRPMTTVPDSMHISTLLKLMQKKKTQIAILIDEYGGTSGLVTLEDIMEEIVGEIQDEFDEERPDIEPREDQSHSINGKMLIEEVNSYFGLEIESDDYDTIGGWMYAQIENPPTKGMRVTHPDGFEFVIEETDHLRISRIVIRRQSSEEEVQDVELQAETG; from the coding sequence TTGAGTAGTGACCCGTTACCCATATTGTTAAATCTCATCTTGATTGCAGTGCTCGTATTTTTGAACGGATTTTTCGTTGCTGCAGAATTCGCGATGGTGAAGGTGAGAAGCAGCCGGATTGACTCGCTTGTACTGGACGGCAATCGGCGCGCCCGGTTCGCATCGAGGTTAACAGGCAATTTGGATGCTTATCTGTCGGCATGTCAGCTTGGCATTACGCTTGCGTCGCTTGGACTTGGCTGGGTCGGTGAACCGGCAATCGCGTCGATCATTGAACCGCTATTGCACAAATTGCATTTTAATCCTGTAGCCATTCATACGGTCGCATTTATTATCGCGTTTTCGATTATTACGGTTTTGCATATCGTGCTCGGGGAGCTTGCTCCCAAAACCTTTGCGATCCGCAAAGCCGAGTCGGTCACACTGTGGACCGCGATGCCGCTTATCGCTTTCCACAAGATTATGTACCCGTTCATCTTCCTGCTTAATGGCACGGCCAACTGGATGCTGAAGAAAGTCGGTATCGAACCTGCGGCAGAGCATGAATCTGCCCATACCGAGGAAGAGATCCGCATTTTGATGAAAGAAAGTCACAAGTCCGGTCTCATAGACAATACGGAGCTCACGCTTGTCGATAATATATTTGATTTTGCCGAGACGCACGCAAGGGAAATTATGATTCCTCGGACTGAAATGACCTGTTTGTACGCAGATCTGACGTTCGACGAGAACCAAGCCATTGCGCTGAAAGAAATGCACACTCGCTATCCGGTTTGCGATGGCGACAAGGACAACATCATCGGCTTTGTCCACATTAAGGATTTGCTGAAAGTGACCCACCAAGGTCTAAACGATATTCGCGCGATTACCCGCCCGATGACGACCGTGCCGGATTCGATGCATATCAGCACGCTGCTGAAGCTGATGCAGAAGAAGAAGACGCAGATCGCCATCCTCATCGACGAGTACGGCGGTACTTCCGGTCTCGTTACGCTGGAAGACATCATGGAAGAGATCGTCGGGGAAATTCAGGACGAATTCGATGAAGAGCGTCCCGATATCGAGCCGCGGGAAGATCAATCGCACTCCATCAACGGCAAAATGCTGATTGAGGAAGTGAACAGCTACTTCGGCTTGGAGATCGAGAGCGACGACTACGATACGATCGGCGGCTGGATGTACGCGCAGATCGAGAACCCGCCGACCAAAGGCATGCGAGTGACGCATCCGGACGGCTTCGAATTCGTGATCGAAGAGACCGATCATCTTCGAATATCCAGAATCGTCATCCGCAGGCAGAGCAGCGAGGAAGAAGTGCAGGACGTCGAGCTGCAGGCAGAAACAGGCTAA
- the aspS gene encoding aspartate--tRNA ligase — MMLKTHACGTLTKAEVGQTVTLNGWVQRRRDLGGVLFIDLRDRTGIVQIVFNPDFSGDALAIADRARNEYVLAVRGKVVERDAETVNTNIATGEIEIRVTEIEIMNAAKTPPFPIEDGVEVDESLRLKYRYLDLRRPEMQKTLLLRSKSAKVFRDFLDGEGFIDVETPILTKSTPEGARDYLVPSRVHPGEFFALPQSPQIFKQLLMVSGLERYYQIARCFRDEDLRADRQPEFTQVDIETSFLSQDQLLDMLEQLVAKLFRETIGVEIPTPFQRITYQDAMNKYGSDKPDLRFGMEMEDITDIVASSDVKVFASVSASGGVVKVLNAKGCANWSRKELDDLQPFAARYGGKGLAWVTVKEGEWRGPIVKFFKPEEIAAMTERLGVEEGDLLLFSADKKKVVADVLGNLRLKIGKQLGLIDDSKFKLEWVVDFPLLGYDEEAKRYVAEHHPFTRPHDDDIALFESNPGAIRAQAYDLVLNGYEVGGGSMRIFKRDVQEMMFKALGFSLEEAHEKFGFLLDAFEYGTPPHGGFAFGFDRLVMLLAGRNNLRETIAFPKTASATDLLTDAPSEVDIAQLQQLHIRTIQKPAKQPEAAAACASAPQSN, encoded by the coding sequence ATGATGCTAAAAACTCATGCTTGTGGAACACTGACGAAAGCGGAAGTAGGACAAACGGTTACGCTGAACGGCTGGGTTCAGCGCCGCCGCGACCTTGGCGGCGTATTGTTCATCGATCTGCGCGACCGTACCGGTATCGTGCAAATCGTGTTCAACCCCGACTTCTCCGGCGACGCGCTTGCGATTGCCGACCGTGCACGCAACGAGTACGTGCTGGCCGTTCGCGGTAAAGTCGTTGAGCGCGACGCGGAAACGGTAAACACCAACATCGCAACAGGCGAAATCGAAATTCGCGTAACCGAGATTGAAATCATGAACGCTGCGAAGACGCCTCCGTTCCCGATCGAAGACGGCGTGGAAGTAGACGAGTCGCTGCGTCTGAAATACCGCTACCTGGATCTGCGCCGCCCTGAAATGCAGAAGACGCTGCTGCTTCGCTCCAAATCGGCGAAAGTATTCCGCGACTTCTTGGACGGCGAAGGCTTCATCGATGTGGAAACGCCGATTCTGACGAAGAGCACGCCGGAAGGCGCGCGCGACTACTTGGTACCGAGCCGCGTTCACCCGGGCGAGTTTTTCGCGCTGCCGCAATCGCCGCAAATTTTCAAGCAGCTGCTGATGGTCAGCGGACTTGAGCGCTATTACCAAATCGCGCGCTGCTTCCGTGACGAGGATCTCCGCGCAGACCGTCAACCGGAATTTACGCAGGTCGACATCGAGACGTCGTTCCTGTCCCAGGATCAACTGCTCGACATGCTGGAGCAGCTGGTTGCGAAATTGTTCCGCGAAACGATCGGCGTAGAAATTCCGACTCCGTTCCAACGGATTACGTACCAAGACGCGATGAACAAATACGGCTCCGACAAGCCTGACCTTCGCTTCGGGATGGAAATGGAAGACATCACGGACATCGTCGCAAGCAGCGACGTGAAGGTGTTCGCATCCGTCAGCGCGAGCGGCGGCGTCGTTAAAGTGCTGAACGCGAAAGGCTGCGCGAACTGGAGCCGCAAAGAGCTTGACGACCTGCAGCCGTTCGCTGCCCGCTATGGCGGTAAAGGCCTTGCATGGGTAACGGTGAAGGAAGGCGAATGGCGCGGTCCGATCGTGAAATTCTTCAAACCGGAAGAGATCGCTGCCATGACGGAACGCCTTGGCGTGGAAGAAGGCGACCTGCTGCTGTTCTCCGCCGACAAGAAGAAGGTCGTTGCCGACGTTCTGGGCAACCTGCGCCTCAAGATCGGCAAGCAGCTTGGCCTGATCGACGATTCCAAATTCAAGCTGGAGTGGGTTGTCGACTTCCCGCTGCTCGGCTACGACGAAGAAGCGAAGCGTTACGTGGCGGAGCACCATCCGTTCACGCGTCCGCACGACGACGATATCGCGCTGTTCGAGTCGAACCCGGGCGCGATCCGCGCGCAAGCGTACGACCTCGTGTTGAACGGCTATGAAGTCGGCGGCGGCTCGATGCGGATCTTCAAGCGCGACGTGCAGGAGATGATGTTCAAAGCGCTCGGCTTCTCCTTGGAGGAAGCGCATGAGAAATTCGGCTTCCTGCTCGACGCTTTCGAATACGGCACGCCTCCGCACGGCGGCTTCGCGTTCGGCTTCGACCGTCTGGTGATGCTGCTTGCAGGCCGCAACAATCTGCGCGAAACGATCGCCTTCCCGAAAACGGCAAGCGCGACGGATCTGCTGACGGACGCGCCTTCCGAAGTGGATATCGCCCAGCTTCAACAGCTGCATATCCGCACGATCCAGAAGCCTGCGAAGCAGCCTGAAGCCGCTGCAGCCTGCGCATCCGCTCCCCAGTCCAACTAA
- the cymR gene encoding cysteine metabolism transcriptional regulator CymR, producing MKISTKGRYGLTIMMELAAKFGEGPTSLKSIAERNHLSEHYLEQLIAPLRNAGLVKSIRGAYGGYILSRDPQEITSGDVIRILEGPISPVDFTEEDDPAKRHLWLRIRDSIAEVLDSTTLADLVSFKEEEPKDSYMFYI from the coding sequence TTGAAAATTTCAACCAAAGGCCGTTACGGTCTAACCATTATGATGGAGCTTGCAGCAAAGTTCGGGGAAGGACCCACGTCGCTAAAAAGCATCGCGGAACGAAATCATTTGTCGGAACATTATCTGGAGCAGCTCATCGCTCCTTTGCGCAACGCAGGACTGGTGAAGAGCATCCGCGGCGCTTACGGCGGTTATATTTTGTCGCGCGATCCGCAGGAGATTACGTCCGGCGACGTCATCCGAATTTTGGAAGGGCCGATTTCTCCGGTCGATTTCACCGAAGAGGATGATCCGGCAAAGCGCCATCTGTGGCTGAGAATCCGCGACAGCATTGCCGAAGTGCTGGATTCCACGACGCTGGCGGATCTCGTATCGTTCAAAGAAGAGGAGCCTAAAGACTCCTATATGTTCTATATTTAA
- a CDS encoding tRNA threonylcarbamoyladenosine dehydratase, translating into MLHQFSRTELAIGPEGLEIMKGSTVAVLGIGGVGSIAAEALARTGVGRIILIDKDVVDITNINRQIHALTTTVGQPKADLMRDRIKLINPECDAVSLRMFYTEETYEKLFEYPLDYVLDASDTIAYKIHLIKQCLERNIPIVSSMGAANKMDPSKFQVADISKTSMDPIARVVRQKLRKEGIKKGVKVVFSTEEPMKPRVDVTQRIVPDNAPEIRKAQQPPASNAFVPPVAGLIMVSVAVKDLLAKGGQPV; encoded by the coding sequence ATGCTGCACCAATTTTCCCGCACGGAGCTGGCCATCGGTCCGGAAGGACTCGAAATCATGAAAGGCAGCACGGTAGCGGTGCTCGGAATCGGCGGCGTCGGCTCGATCGCCGCGGAAGCGCTGGCGCGTACCGGCGTAGGCCGCATCATCCTGATTGACAAGGATGTCGTGGATATTACGAACATTAACCGTCAAATCCATGCGCTGACGACGACCGTCGGCCAACCGAAGGCCGATCTCATGCGCGATCGCATTAAATTGATCAACCCGGAGTGCGATGCCGTGTCGCTCCGGATGTTTTATACGGAAGAAACCTACGAGAAGCTGTTCGAGTACCCGCTCGATTACGTGCTCGACGCATCGGATACGATCGCGTACAAAATCCATCTGATCAAGCAATGTTTGGAGCGGAACATTCCGATCGTCTCCAGCATGGGCGCCGCGAACAAAATGGATCCGTCCAAGTTCCAGGTCGCGGACATCTCCAAGACGTCGATGGACCCGATCGCGCGCGTCGTGCGCCAGAAATTGCGTAAAGAAGGCATCAAGAAAGGCGTGAAGGTCGTCTTCTCGACCGAAGAGCCGATGAAGCCGCGCGTGGACGTCACGCAGCGAATCGTGCCCGACAACGCGCCGGAAATCCGCAAAGCGCAGCAGCCGCCTGCGAGCAACGCGTTCGTTCCGCCGGTCGCCGGCCTGATCATGGTCAGCGTAGCCGTGAAAGATTTGCTAGCTAAGGGAGGACAACCGGTATGA